The genomic stretch GCCCCGGACGGCCGCGAACAGCTCACCCTCGACCGTCCGTTCGAGCAGGGAGTACTCCACCTGGATACCGGCGAGAGCACTCCAGCCGCGCAGTTCGGCGATGGTCGCCAGGCGGGCGACCGCCCAGGCCGGGGTATCCGAGAGCCCGATGTAGCGGATGTGTCCGGCCCGCACCAGGTCTTCAAGCGTGCCTAGAGTCTCTTCGAGCGGGGTATGCGGATCTTGGTTGTGCAGCCAGTACAGGTCGATGTAATCGGTGCCGAGCCGGCGGAGCGAGGCCTCCAGTTGATGCCGGATCGCCTTGCGGCCCGCCCCTCCGCCGTTCGGGTCACCCGGGAACATGCTTCCGGCGAACTTCGTCGCCAGCACGACCCGGTCGCGCCGCCCGGGCCGCTTGGCCAGGTAGCCGCCGATGACCTCCTCCGAGTTTCCACCGGTGTAGCCGTTGGCGGTATCCAGGATGTTGCCGCCGGCCTCCAGGTAGCGGTCGATGATCGCCTCGGCGGAAGCCTCGTCGGCCCCCCAGCCGGCGTCACCGAAGTTCATGGTGCCCAGGGTGAGAGGGCTGACGCGCAACCCGGTGCGCCCGAAGGTCCGATAATCAGTCAGTTCCACAGAGGTGCCCTTCTCGGTCAGGCCAGGTCGTGAATGAACGCCAGCAGGAGGCCGGTCACGGCCTTCGGCTGCTCCAGATGAGCCCAGTGCCCAGCGCCCGGGACGATGACGGTGCCCTGGAACCCGGGGTGGCTCTGCTCCAGGCCCGTGGCGAACTGGGGGTCGTCGAGCACCGAGCGGACCACGTCGCGCTCGCCCAGGACGAGCTGCGAAGGCATCGAGAGCCGGACGTCGTCGAAGGCCGCGGTCAGCTCCCACGAGCGGTCCATGTTGCGATAGAACGCGAGGGAGCCGGTGAAGCCGTATTTCTCGTACGACTCCACCAGCGTCTCGAAGTAGTCCTCGGGCATCCAGGCCGGCCGCTGCCCGGGGTCGGGCCAGATATCGAGCATGCCCTGCCCCGGTTCGAGCACCAGACGCCGGTCGATGTCGCCGACCTCGTACTCGTGGCTCAGTGCGTGGAAGATGCCGCGCAGGGACGCCCGCGGATCCCGGCCGAATTCCTCGTCGGCCGGTCCCACGTCCTGCAGATAGTCGAGATAGAACCGCCGGCCGTCGGTGAACATGCCCCGGGTGCCCTCGGCCAGGCCGACCGGCCCCCGGGGGATCTGTGGGGGCGCACTGATCGCCACGACCCCCCGGACCAGGTCGGGACGCATCATGGCCAGCCCCCAGGCGGTGAGGGCCCCCCATTCGCGCCCGATGACGGCGACCGGGCCGGCGCCGAGGTGCTTCAGCAGCGCGACGAGATCGCCGACGACGTGCAGGACCGTGTAGGCGTCGGCCGCCGGCGGGTGCTCGCTGTTCCCGAAGCCGCGCAGGTCGGGTGCGATCACCCGGTACCCACCGGCGGCGAGCGCCTCGATCTGATGGCGCCATGTGCGGGCGCTCTCCGGGAAGCCGTGCAGCAGGACGACGGGTGGCCCGGAGCCCTCGTCGAGGTAGGCCACCCGGATGCCGTTCACGGTGGTTTCGTGCCACCCGTGGTCGTGGGTCACGGCGATCAGGCCCAGTCGTTGTCGCCGGGCAGCAGGATCATCCGGTGCGCCTCGAGGGCTGACCCCATCGCCTCGTAC from Paractinoplanes brasiliensis encodes the following:
- a CDS encoding aldo/keto reductase, with product MELTDYRTFGRTGLRVSPLTLGTMNFGDAGWGADEASAEAIIDRYLEAGGNILDTANGYTGGNSEEVIGGYLAKRPGRRDRVVLATKFAGSMFPGDPNGGGAGRKAIRHQLEASLRRLGTDYIDLYWLHNQDPHTPLEETLGTLEDLVRAGHIRYIGLSDTPAWAVARLATIAELRGWSALAGIQVEYSLLERTVEGELFAAVRGLGLGVTPWSPLHGGVLTGKYTRSVGRPTDSGRAKMGNADSLPESTYVLLDELAEIADRLNTTVASVALAWVTGRAEVTTTIIGVRTVEQLDANLGSLRVEIPAADLARLDELTRVPLPFPFPMLEAIVPTWQQPGVTINGVVGPSRAC
- a CDS encoding alpha/beta fold hydrolase, with the translated sequence MTHDHGWHETTVNGIRVAYLDEGSGPPVVLLHGFPESARTWRHQIEALAAGGYRVIAPDLRGFGNSEHPPAADAYTVLHVVGDLVALLKHLGAGPVAVIGREWGALTAWGLAMMRPDLVRGVVAISAPPQIPRGPVGLAEGTRGMFTDGRRFYLDYLQDVGPADEEFGRDPRASLRGIFHALSHEYEVGDIDRRLVLEPGQGMLDIWPDPGQRPAWMPEDYFETLVESYEKYGFTGSLAFYRNMDRSWELTAAFDDVRLSMPSQLVLGERDVVRSVLDDPQFATGLEQSHPGFQGTVIVPGAGHWAHLEQPKAVTGLLLAFIHDLA